Within the Bradyrhizobium ottawaense genome, the region AAGGGGACTTTGGACGGCCCAGCAATGACGCCATCTCGTCTTCCAGATTCTCAAAGCCGCTCTTCTGCGGAGCGGGGGCGGGCGCGGCCCGGACCGGCGGCGGCTCGGGGGCGACCGGCGGTGCCACGGGCTCGGCCGGCCGGCGCAAGGCAGCTTCAAGCCGCTGCGCCATCTCGGCGAGATTCTGGTCGGCGCTCGACTGCGCGGGCGCAGGGGCGGGCGGAGGCGATGGCGGTGCTACGGCGCGCTCGGGCGCGCGGACCGGCGGCGGCGCCTTCGGCGGTTCGCTCGGGCGTTGCGGGCGGGGCATCAACGGATCGGTGCGGGTCAGGCGCGGCGGCGGGGGCTCGGGCCGCGGTTCGGCGCGGCTGCCCATCGACTCGGGCGCAAAACCAGCCAGCGGATCGTTGCGGCGCTCCGGCATCGGCGGCGGCGCCGGGCGGCGGACTTCGTCGGCGAAGGGGGGGCGAGAGGGGCGCGGCGGTGGCTCCGGCATTTGCGGTTCGGCATGATGCTCATAGGCATCGGCA harbors:
- a CDS encoding flagellar biosynthetic protein FliO; this translates as MQTLTFLFAFIAVLALIGVAAWLVRRFATNRLGANTNRGRMPRLAVIDAAAVDGRRRMVLVRRDNVEHLLMIGGPSDIVVESNIVRAIPGRDQMAARPAVAGEAPPRIAPLPDANWNDEAARSDLRSADAYEHHAEPQMPEPPPRPSRPPFADEVRRPAPPPMPERRNDPLAGFAPESMGSRAEPRPEPPPPRLTRTDPLMPRPQRPSEPPKAPPPVRAPERAVAPPSPPPAPAPAQSSADQNLAEMAQRLEAALRRPAEPVAPPVAPEPPPVRAAPAPAPQKSGFENLEDEMASLLGRPKSPS